One stretch of Tepidibacter hydrothermalis DNA includes these proteins:
- a CDS encoding ABC transporter permease has product MEKILSTAFIISLLESSVRMSTPILLAALGEIYTQRSGILNLGLEGIMLMGAFGGFAGAYFTGNLWIGVLVSIIVGILFSLIMAFLSVTVRANQVIAGTAMTILGGGLATFLFRMAFGIQKLPPSVEAFKSIEIPVLSKIPILGPVLFNQNALVYLALISVVVCAVVLEKTTFGLKIRAVGEHPKAADSKGINVYSIRYICVMIGGAFGGLSGAFLSIGFMNTYLDQMTAGRGFIAVAVVIFSRWNPYRALGGAFVFGFANALQLRLQTIGFPVPHQFLLALPYLLTILVLISISKKAEFPSAFTVAYNRGER; this is encoded by the coding sequence ATGGAAAAAATACTGTCAACAGCATTTATTATAAGCTTATTAGAAAGTTCAGTAAGGATGAGTACGCCGATTCTACTTGCAGCACTAGGTGAAATATATACACAAAGATCAGGAATTTTAAATCTTGGATTAGAAGGAATTATGCTGATGGGGGCCTTTGGAGGATTTGCAGGAGCATATTTTACAGGTAATCTTTGGATTGGGGTTTTAGTTTCAATTATTGTAGGAATACTATTTTCTTTGATTATGGCCTTTTTAAGTGTAACAGTAAGAGCAAATCAAGTTATTGCTGGTACAGCTATGACCATTTTAGGAGGAGGTTTGGCTACATTTTTATTCCGTATGGCATTCGGGATACAAAAGCTTCCTCCATCTGTAGAGGCATTTAAATCTATTGAAATTCCTGTACTTTCTAAAATACCTATTTTAGGACCTGTGCTATTTAATCAAAATGCCTTAGTCTATTTGGCATTGATTTCAGTAGTTGTATGTGCTGTGGTATTAGAAAAAACAACTTTTGGATTGAAAATACGTGCAGTAGGAGAACATCCTAAGGCAGCTGATTCTAAAGGAATCAACGTATATAGTATTCGTTATATTTGTGTTATGATAGGTGGAGCATTTGGAGGTCTTAGTGGAGCATTTCTTTCTATTGGATTTATGAATACATATTTAGACCAAATGACTGCTGGAAGAGGATTTATTGCAGTTGCAGTGGTGATTTTTTCAAGATGGAACCCTTATCGTGCTTTAGGAGGAGCCTTTGTATTTGGTTTTGCGAATGCACTACAGTTGAGACTTCAAACAATAGGTTTTCCTGTTCCACACCAATTTTTACTAGCACTACCATATCTGTTAACAATATTGGTACTTATAAGTATTTCTAAAAAAGCAGAATTTCCCTCAGCCTTTACGGTGGCCTATAATAGGGGGGAACGATAG
- the treR gene encoding trehalose operon repressor codes for MVSKYLIIYNEIKEKVENGDIKPNTKLSSENELMKKYSVSRDTIRKSLNLLEQNGYIQKIKGKGSFVLDINKFDFPISGLTSFKELANKMGVKSHTILEELELIKPDDFLMNQLNVSKNSNIWKVIRVREIKDQRIILDKDFFNKKHIPSLTDDICKDSVYEYIEGELGLKIGFAKKEITVQKATEEDKKYLDLEEYDMIVVVKNYTYLDDMSLFQYTESRHRPDKFRFVDFARRK; via the coding sequence ATGGTAAGTAAATATTTAATTATTTATAATGAAATAAAAGAAAAAGTAGAAAATGGCGATATAAAGCCAAATACAAAGCTTTCATCAGAAAATGAATTGATGAAAAAGTACAGTGTATCTAGAGATACAATAAGAAAATCTTTAAATCTTTTAGAACAAAATGGATATATTCAAAAGATAAAAGGTAAGGGATCATTTGTACTAGATATAAATAAGTTTGATTTTCCTATATCAGGACTTACGAGTTTTAAAGAATTGGCAAATAAAATGGGGGTTAAATCACACACTATTTTAGAGGAGCTTGAACTTATTAAACCAGATGATTTCTTAATGAATCAATTGAATGTATCTAAAAATAGTAATATATGGAAGGTTATAAGGGTTAGAGAGATAAAAGATCAAAGAATTATATTGGACAAGGATTTCTTTAATAAAAAACATATTCCATCACTTACTGACGATATATGTAAAGACTCTGTATACGAATATATAGAGGGAGAACTTGGTCTTAAAATAGGATTTGCTAAAAAAGAAATAACTGTGCAAAAAGCTACTGAGGAAGATAAAAAATATCTAGATTTAGAAGAATACGATATGATAGTTGTAGTAAAAAATTACACATATTTAGACGATATGAGCTTATTTCAATATACAGAATCAAGACATAGACCTGATAAGTTTAGATTCGTTGATTTTGCAAGAAGAAAGTAA
- a CDS encoding ABC transporter ATP-binding protein, with the protein MEHIVSMKNITKKFSGNIANDNVTLNLKKGTIHGLLGENGAGKTTLMNILYGLNQPDEGEIYIKGKKVKIDSPSQAIEMGIGMVHQHFMLVRPFSVVENIVLGLESEKKTFLDIKSAVKKIESLCKKYKMKIDPYAKVDQLSIGEQQRVEILSAIYCGVDILILDEPTAVLTPQEVKELFEILSMMRDDGKSIIFITHKLEEILEIGDEISVLRDGKRIDTVDVTGTNEDELTTMMVGREVLFDFSKSNEAPGDIILKVDNLHATNAKGLPALRGINLEMRSNEVLGIAGVDGNGQKELCEVLTGIKPIVQGNIDLCGQKLNNRSPREFIKRGISHIPEDRHKTGLVMDFSVMKNFTLKEFDTPRFSKFGFLKTNVIKETAERLVNEYKIKTNGIKAKAKDLSGGNQQKIILSREIGCNPKVIIANQPTRGLDIGAMEYVRQRLLDQKEQGVAVLLISADLEEIFQLSDRVAVIYEGKIMGIMEKDQIDINAIGLMMAGVEGGVKVCTS; encoded by the coding sequence ATGGAGCATATTGTTTCCATGAAGAATATTACGAAAAAGTTTAGCGGAAATATAGCAAATGATAATGTAACATTAAACCTTAAAAAAGGAACTATTCATGGACTTTTGGGTGAAAATGGAGCAGGGAAAACCACATTGATGAATATACTTTATGGGTTGAATCAACCAGATGAAGGAGAAATTTATATTAAAGGAAAAAAAGTAAAAATAGATTCACCTTCCCAAGCTATAGAGATGGGAATAGGAATGGTACATCAGCATTTTATGTTGGTTAGACCATTTTCTGTTGTAGAGAATATTGTTTTGGGATTAGAATCTGAAAAGAAAACATTTCTAGATATAAAATCTGCAGTAAAAAAAATAGAAAGTTTATGTAAAAAATATAAAATGAAAATTGATCCGTATGCAAAGGTTGACCAGCTATCTATAGGAGAACAGCAGAGAGTAGAGATTCTTTCAGCTATTTATTGTGGGGTAGATATATTGATTTTAGATGAACCAACAGCAGTGCTTACACCACAAGAGGTTAAAGAATTATTCGAAATTTTGAGTATGATGCGTGACGATGGAAAATCTATTATCTTTATCACTCATAAACTAGAAGAAATCTTAGAAATAGGAGATGAAATATCGGTTTTAAGAGATGGAAAACGAATTGATACAGTGGATGTTACTGGAACAAACGAGGACGAATTAACAACTATGATGGTGGGAAGAGAAGTTTTATTCGATTTTTCCAAATCGAATGAAGCACCTGGCGATATTATTTTGAAAGTTGATAACTTACATGCAACAAATGCAAAGGGGCTACCTGCTCTAAGAGGTATTAACCTTGAAATGAGAAGCAATGAGGTACTAGGAATTGCAGGTGTAGATGGAAATGGACAAAAGGAACTGTGTGAGGTTCTAACAGGAATAAAACCTATAGTCCAAGGAAATATAGATTTATGTGGTCAAAAGTTAAATAATCGATCGCCTAGAGAGTTTATCAAAAGGGGTATATCTCATATTCCAGAGGATAGGCATAAAACAGGGTTGGTAATGGATTTTAGTGTAATGAAAAATTTTACTCTTAAGGAATTTGATACTCCGAGGTTTTCTAAATTTGGTTTTTTGAAAACAAATGTGATCAAAGAAACAGCGGAAAGATTAGTAAATGAATACAAAATCAAAACAAATGGGATTAAAGCAAAAGCAAAGGATCTCTCGGGAGGAAATCAGCAAAAGATTATATTAAGTAGAGAAATTGGATGTAATCCGAAGGTAATCATAGCAAATCAGCCTACAAGGGGACTGGATATAGGAGCTATGGAATATGTAAGGCAAAGACTTCTTGATCAAAAAGAACAGGGAGTAGCTGTATTATTAATTTCAGCAGATTTAGAGGAAATTTTTCAGCTTTCAGATCGTGTTGCTGTAATCTATGAAGGAAAGATTATGGGGATTATGGAAAAAGATCAAATAGATATTAATGCAATTGGTCTAATGATGGCTGGGGTGGAAGGAGGAGTTAAAGTATGCACAAGTTAG
- the treC gene encoding alpha,alpha-phosphotrehalase, whose product MKDFKNSVVYQIYPKSFNDSNNDGFGDLNGVTEKLDYLKLLGVDYIWLTPFYVSPQNDNGYDVAHYCKIDPRFGTIEDFENMVKEAKKRGIEIMLDMVFNHTSTEHEWFKKAIDGDEKYKNYYIFKKSKDEKEPTNWQSKFGGSAWEYVEEFDEYYLHLFDVTQADLNWKNEEVKTEIFDVVNFWIDKGVKGFRLDVINLISKPDIYEDDHVGDGRRFYTDGVRIHEYLKELNKETFGKHEDIITVGEMSSTTMDNCIKYSNPDEKELSMVFNFHHLKVDYENGDKWTLMDFDFIKLKEILSSWQMGMEEGNGWNALFWSNHDQPRIVSRFGDDKKYHTESAKMLATSIHMLRGTPYIYQGEEFGMTNQYIDSIENYRDVESINYYNILKSEGKDEKDIIKILQSKSRDNARTPMQWDESENGGFTEGEPWLKPGKTHKHINAKSALDDKNSIFYHYQKLIKLRKGYDVISNGKYKPIIEDDKSIFAYIREYEGNKLLVVNNFYPEEAVFELPEDIQIDKSKAKILISNYTDSSNEIQKIDLRAYESIVYYIEK is encoded by the coding sequence ATGAAGGATTTTAAAAATAGTGTTGTATATCAAATATATCCAAAGTCATTTAACGACTCAAATAATGATGGATTTGGAGATTTAAACGGTGTAACTGAAAAACTAGATTATCTAAAATTATTAGGAGTAGACTATATATGGTTAACTCCATTTTATGTTTCACCTCAAAATGATAATGGATACGATGTTGCCCATTACTGTAAGATAGACCCTAGGTTTGGAACTATTGAGGATTTTGAAAATATGGTTAAAGAAGCTAAAAAAAGAGGAATAGAAATAATGCTTGATATGGTTTTTAATCATACATCTACAGAGCATGAATGGTTCAAAAAAGCTATTGATGGAGATGAAAAGTATAAAAATTACTATATATTCAAAAAATCTAAGGATGAAAAAGAGCCTACTAACTGGCAGTCAAAGTTTGGAGGTTCTGCTTGGGAGTATGTTGAGGAATTTGATGAATACTATCTTCATTTATTTGATGTGACTCAAGCAGATCTTAACTGGAAAAACGAAGAAGTTAAAACAGAGATATTTGATGTTGTTAATTTCTGGATAGATAAAGGAGTTAAAGGTTTTAGATTAGATGTTATTAACTTAATTTCAAAGCCTGATATATATGAGGATGATCATGTAGGTGATGGAAGAAGATTCTATACGGATGGAGTTAGAATACATGAATATCTAAAAGAGTTAAACAAGGAGACGTTTGGAAAGCATGAGGATATTATAACTGTTGGAGAAATGTCATCTACTACTATGGATAATTGTATAAAATATTCAAATCCTGATGAGAAAGAGTTATCTATGGTATTTAATTTTCATCATCTCAAGGTTGATTATGAAAATGGAGATAAGTGGACTTTAATGGACTTTGACTTTATAAAGTTAAAAGAAATATTAAGTTCTTGGCAAATGGGTATGGAAGAAGGGAATGGATGGAATGCTCTATTTTGGAGCAATCATGACCAGCCTCGTATAGTTTCGCGTTTTGGAGATGATAAAAAGTATCATACAGAGTCTGCAAAAATGCTTGCAACTTCTATTCATATGTTAAGAGGAACTCCATATATATATCAAGGTGAAGAATTTGGAATGACTAACCAGTATATTGACAGCATAGAAAATTATAGAGATGTTGAGTCTATTAACTACTACAATATACTAAAAAGTGAAGGTAAAGATGAGAAAGATATTATAAAGATATTACAATCTAAGTCTCGTGATAATGCTCGTACACCTATGCAGTGGGATGAAAGTGAAAATGGTGGGTTTACAGAGGGAGAGCCATGGCTTAAACCAGGAAAAACTCATAAACACATAAATGCAAAATCAGCACTTGATGATAAAAACTCAATATTCTATCACTATCAAAAACTTATTAAACTAAGAAAAGGTTATGATGTTATATCTAATGGAAAATACAAACCTATAATTGAAGATGATAAATCTATATTTGCATATATTAGAGAATATGAAGGTAATAAACTATTAGTTGTAAACAACTTCTATCCTGAAGAAGCAGTATTTGAACTTCCAGAAGATATACAAATAGATAAATCAAAAGCTAAAATATTGATTTCAAATTATACTGATTCTTCAAATGAAATACAAAAAATAGATTTAAGAGCATACGAGTCTATAGTTTACTATATTGAAAAATAA
- a CDS encoding FAD binding domain-containing protein has protein sequence MKMYSPTEISEVLEFLQEHKESGILLAGGTDLIVKYKEQSLPYDFICNILKVEKLKYIKEDEDSLKIGPLVTHEELMESSLVQKHIPVLRDACKTIGSPQIRNRGTIGGNIGTASPAGDTLPALTALGASLKTISIEEERIVPIKDFFRGPGKTILKENEMIKEIIVPKMKEEKGFYTKLGSRNALAISITGVAAKVKCKGQGFEKVEVAFGSVGPTVIYKRVKELEKSNFTKQKLWDAVQCIKEQIYPITDVRATAEYRKEMCANLLYEGLNKILDYNSII, from the coding sequence ATGAAGATGTATAGTCCTACTGAAATTTCTGAAGTCCTTGAGTTTCTTCAAGAACATAAAGAAAGTGGGATACTTTTGGCTGGAGGAACAGATTTGATTGTCAAATATAAGGAACAATCCTTGCCATATGATTTTATATGCAATATTTTAAAAGTAGAGAAATTAAAGTATATTAAAGAAGACGAAGATAGCCTTAAGATAGGTCCTTTGGTGACTCATGAAGAATTGATGGAGTCTTCTCTGGTTCAGAAACATATTCCTGTACTAAGAGATGCATGTAAAACTATTGGATCCCCTCAGATTAGAAATAGAGGAACAATTGGTGGAAATATAGGTACTGCATCACCTGCAGGAGACACACTTCCAGCTTTAACAGCTTTAGGGGCAAGTTTGAAAACTATAAGCATAGAAGAAGAGAGGATTGTCCCTATTAAAGATTTTTTCCGTGGTCCAGGGAAAACAATATTAAAAGAGAATGAAATGATTAAAGAGATTATTGTTCCAAAAATGAAAGAAGAAAAAGGATTTTATACAAAATTAGGGTCACGCAATGCTTTAGCCATTTCTATTACAGGAGTAGCTGCTAAAGTAAAATGTAAAGGTCAGGGGTTTGAAAAGGTTGAGGTTGCATTTGGTTCTGTAGGACCTACGGTTATTTATAAAAGAGTGAAAGAATTAGAAAAAAGTAATTTTACTAAACAAAAGCTTTGGGATGCTGTGCAATGCATAAAAGAACAAATTTATCCAATAACAGATGTAAGAGCAACGGCTGAATATAGAAAAGAAATGTGTGCTAATTTACTATATGAAGGTTTAAATAAAATTTTGGATTACAACTCTATCATATAA
- a CDS encoding (2Fe-2S)-binding protein has product MKNKCSLKVNGKNITVEVSDTTTLLEVLRDHLGLTGTKEGCGKGECGACTVLLNGKAVNSCIVFAHQVEGQEVITIEGLNEDPKSKHIQEAFIDEGAVQCGFCTPGMVVSSKALLIKKKKPSKEDIREGLSGNLCRCTGYTKIINAVEEAARRIEDEDV; this is encoded by the coding sequence ATGAAAAACAAATGTAGCTTAAAAGTGAATGGTAAAAACATCACTGTGGAAGTATCGGATACAACAACTTTATTAGAAGTTCTTAGAGATCATTTAGGATTAACGGGTACAAAAGAAGGATGTGGAAAGGGTGAGTGTGGTGCGTGTACTGTTTTATTAAATGGGAAAGCAGTAAATTCTTGTATCGTATTTGCACATCAAGTAGAAGGACAAGAAGTGATTACTATAGAGGGATTGAATGAGGATCCGAAGTCAAAACATATACAGGAAGCTTTTATTGATGAAGGAGCTGTACAGTGTGGGTTCTGTACTCCGGGAATGGTAGTATCATCAAAAGCTTTATTGATAAAAAAGAAAAAACCTTCTAAAGAAGATATTCGAGAAGGTCTTTCTGGAAATTTATGTAGATGTACTGGATATACAAAGATTATCAATGCTGTTGAAGAAGCGGCAAGGAGGATCGAAGATGAAGATGTATAG
- a CDS encoding BMP family protein, translated as MRKKILILMIVVSLVSTILMGCGKTDSSDSASDKLKVALLLPGKADDVSFNQAMYEGMKKVEEAYKDKIEVTYVEEVYEVSDIEPALRDFASEGYDLVFGHGFQFMEPIIKVAEDFPDVHFALGTGYKTLPNTCVYDIKLEEGGYLMGTLAGMMTNTNKIGVVGGADAVEIYRGHEAYKFAAKKVNPDVEIQELYTGDWRDAAKAKEGAISMYDGGTDIIWHSGDGIGLGVVDAGKEKGKTVLGNVADQNILAPDAVLSGVVYNFSTVIEQIIDDIQNDNFTNREEKFYWLTVANEGIKVGDFYEQEEDVPQEVKDQLEKVKKDLAEGKVKMPHFDK; from the coding sequence ATGAGAAAAAAGATATTGATTTTAATGATTGTGGTTTCATTAGTATCTACAATTTTAATGGGTTGTGGGAAAACGGATTCATCAGATTCTGCAAGTGATAAACTTAAGGTTGCATTGTTGTTACCAGGAAAAGCAGATGATGTTTCTTTTAATCAAGCTATGTATGAAGGAATGAAAAAAGTAGAAGAAGCTTATAAAGACAAAATAGAAGTAACTTATGTAGAAGAAGTATATGAAGTTTCTGATATAGAACCTGCTTTAAGAGATTTTGCTTCAGAGGGATATGATTTAGTTTTTGGTCATGGTTTTCAATTCATGGAGCCAATTATTAAGGTTGCTGAAGATTTTCCAGATGTTCACTTTGCATTAGGAACAGGATATAAAACGCTACCAAATACTTGTGTCTATGATATTAAATTAGAAGAAGGGGGCTATTTAATGGGTACCCTTGCAGGAATGATGACAAATACCAATAAAATTGGTGTAGTTGGGGGAGCAGATGCAGTAGAAATATATAGAGGACATGAAGCTTATAAATTTGCTGCAAAAAAAGTGAATCCAGATGTAGAAATTCAGGAACTGTATACAGGCGATTGGAGAGATGCAGCAAAAGCTAAAGAAGGAGCTATCTCTATGTATGATGGGGGAACTGATATTATTTGGCATTCTGGAGATGGTATTGGATTAGGTGTAGTTGATGCAGGAAAAGAAAAAGGAAAGACTGTTTTAGGAAATGTGGCAGATCAAAATATTTTAGCTCCAGACGCAGTTCTTAGTGGGGTTGTATATAATTTTAGTACAGTTATAGAGCAAATTATTGATGATATTCAAAATGATAACTTCACTAATAGAGAAGAAAAGTTTTATTGGTTAACAGTTGCTAATGAAGGAATAAAAGTAGGAGATTTTTATGAACAAGAAGAAGATGTGCCACAAGAGGTAAAAGATCAATTAGAGAAGGTTAAAAAAGACCTAGCAGAGGGAAAGGTAAAAATGCCTCACTTTGATAAGTAA
- a CDS encoding xanthine dehydrogenase family protein molybdopterin-binding subunit, with protein MKSIIGESIPRVDGWEKVTGKTKYPSDFYMDNMLYLKIVRATQVHALIKSIDISTVEKIEDVYIFTAKDVKENNFGNIIKDQPVFCDKKVRFYGEPIAMVAAPTKALASYAAEKIKIEYEALPIVEDATKALDGKSPDLHRNGNLLDELHYENRHIDKGFENSKLILEDVFNAPMIDHVYMETESGVSYMDEDGKLTVLVGTQNAFHDQREISHALGIPIEKVRVKGLVTGGGFGGKDGNTVQIYLALATLKTGRPAKLIFSREESLVTSYKRHPAKVYIKMGFGEDGKIKAFEGKVYFDTGAYAALGPAVLGLGTEHFIGPYEIENVKLDGYLVYTNKPPASAMRGFGAPQVLFATETLINRAAKKLGIDPIDIRIKNALEVEKQGPFGQRMKHSVGIKEALQKIKESDLWRQRAENGDKNTAYGIAAGFLSCGMGAGIYDGAKVKIQKKGQRYLVSIGTVEIGQGSLTAYTQMAAEALNVSTDRIDVIYADTKKTFDCGSVAASRTTYIIGKAIIEASKNLNESEKDYAIGEAVFPESCKRDIGIGLPHMMYTFLANAVKMHINPLTGEITLLDIVAATEAGKIINPSGLAGQIQGGIGQGIGYALMENMNFKNGQLQQKNLSTYLIPTTMDVCSIESLTVDSYEKSGPFGAKGAAEVGTVAIAPAITGGLIDKWDLCINKLPISREEIVKQLTEKGIIKEYIG; from the coding sequence ATGAAATCAATTATTGGAGAATCTATTCCAAGAGTAGATGGATGGGAAAAAGTAACAGGCAAGACAAAGTATCCTAGTGATTTTTATATGGATAATATGCTGTATCTAAAGATAGTAAGGGCTACACAAGTCCATGCATTGATAAAATCCATTGATATATCTACAGTAGAAAAAATAGAAGATGTCTATATATTTACGGCTAAGGATGTAAAAGAAAATAATTTTGGAAATATCATTAAAGACCAACCCGTGTTTTGTGATAAAAAGGTAAGATTCTATGGAGAACCTATTGCAATGGTTGCAGCACCTACAAAAGCATTGGCTTCATATGCTGCTGAAAAAATAAAAATTGAATATGAAGCACTTCCTATAGTTGAGGATGCTACGAAGGCTTTAGATGGGAAATCACCTGATCTTCATCGTAATGGTAATCTTCTTGATGAGCTTCATTATGAGAATAGACATATTGACAAAGGATTTGAGAATTCAAAGCTTATATTAGAGGATGTTTTCAATGCTCCTATGATTGACCATGTTTATATGGAGACGGAATCAGGCGTTTCTTATATGGATGAAGATGGAAAGTTGACTGTTCTTGTAGGAACACAAAATGCATTTCATGATCAAAGAGAAATAAGCCATGCATTAGGAATACCAATCGAAAAGGTTAGAGTAAAAGGACTTGTTACAGGAGGTGGATTTGGAGGAAAAGATGGTAATACTGTACAAATCTATTTAGCACTGGCTACCTTAAAAACAGGACGACCTGCTAAACTGATTTTTAGTAGAGAAGAATCCTTGGTAACCTCTTATAAGCGTCATCCTGCAAAGGTTTACATAAAAATGGGATTTGGAGAAGATGGAAAGATCAAAGCTTTTGAAGGAAAGGTATATTTTGACACAGGTGCTTATGCAGCATTAGGACCTGCAGTATTAGGATTAGGCACAGAACATTTTATAGGACCATATGAAATAGAGAATGTAAAGCTAGATGGATATTTGGTATATACAAATAAGCCTCCAGCAAGTGCGATGCGCGGATTTGGGGCACCTCAAGTATTGTTTGCTACGGAGACACTTATCAATAGGGCAGCTAAAAAATTAGGAATAGATCCTATAGATATAAGGATAAAGAATGCTTTAGAGGTAGAAAAGCAAGGTCCTTTTGGGCAAAGAATGAAGCACTCTGTAGGTATTAAAGAAGCTTTACAAAAAATAAAAGAATCTGATTTATGGAGACAAAGAGCTGAAAATGGAGATAAAAATACAGCTTATGGTATTGCTGCAGGTTTTTTAAGCTGTGGTATGGGTGCTGGTATATACGATGGTGCAAAGGTAAAAATTCAAAAAAAAGGTCAGAGATATCTTGTTTCAATAGGTACAGTGGAAATAGGCCAAGGGAGTCTAACTGCTTATACACAAATGGCAGCAGAAGCATTGAATGTTTCTACAGATAGGATTGATGTTATATATGCAGATACTAAAAAAACCTTTGATTGTGGTTCTGTTGCTGCTTCTAGAACAACCTATATAATAGGAAAAGCAATTATTGAAGCTTCCAAGAATTTAAATGAGAGTGAAAAAGATTATGCCATAGGAGAAGCAGTTTTTCCTGAATCTTGTAAAAGAGATATTGGAATAGGACTTCCTCATATGATGTATACATTTTTAGCAAATGCAGTAAAGATGCATATAAATCCATTAACAGGAGAAATTACACTACTTGATATTGTAGCTGCAACAGAAGCAGGAAAAATTATAAATCCTTCTGGTTTGGCAGGACAAATTCAAGGAGGAATTGGACAAGGGATAGGTTATGCTTTAATGGAGAATATGAATTTTAAGAATGGACAGTTACAGCAGAAAAATTTATCTACATATCTAATTCCTACTACAATGGATGTGTGTTCTATAGAAAGTCTAACTGTTGATTCATATGAGAAAAGTGGGCCTTTTGGAGCAAAGGGAGCTGCAGAAGTAGGAACAGTGGCAATAGCTCCTGCAATAACAGGTGGACTGATTGACAAATGGGATCTTTGTATCAATAAGCTTCCTATATCAAGAGAAGAAATTGTAAAACAGTTAACAGAAAAAGGCATTATAAAAGAGTATATTGGATAA
- a CDS encoding ABC transporter permease codes for MHKLGNILKEMMKGILSPFISVLLAFFVSGILLLLVGTNPLEAYSSLLNGAFGSSHRIGETIIKAIPFIILGLGISVAFKAQIWNIGADGQFTLGAIFAMIVALYLPFSNIIKMPLSFIAAFVGGACWGGIAAFLKTKFNANEVITTLMLNYIAFYLLEWLVKGPMMDPNGHGFPQTALIHENLRLPIILKGTRLHLGILLAVILIIGGYYFWKTVLGFKIEVVGQSPYVAEYSGIKVNKTIGITMCISAGLAGLAGWTEVFGLHYRLLENISGGYGNLAIVVALLAGLNPFGIIISAFFFAALVVGGNSMQRMVGVPFSLVDVIQGLVIIFIISRVIYTRWREQNHGKNTVNSIYYKLIRKFSKDEYADSTCSTR; via the coding sequence ATGCACAAGTTAGGAAATATATTAAAGGAAATGATGAAAGGGATTCTTTCACCTTTTATTTCAGTTTTATTAGCTTTTTTTGTTAGTGGAATTTTACTATTGTTAGTAGGTACGAATCCACTTGAAGCCTACAGTAGCTTGTTAAATGGTGCGTTTGGTTCTAGTCATAGAATTGGTGAAACCATTATAAAAGCTATACCATTTATTATTTTGGGTTTAGGCATTTCTGTTGCCTTTAAAGCACAAATATGGAATATTGGAGCAGATGGACAGTTCACCCTGGGAGCAATTTTTGCAATGATTGTAGCTCTTTATCTTCCATTTTCAAATATAATAAAGATGCCATTGAGTTTTATAGCAGCATTTGTTGGAGGAGCATGCTGGGGAGGAATAGCAGCTTTTCTAAAAACAAAATTTAATGCTAATGAGGTTATCACCACATTAATGTTAAACTATATAGCTTTTTACCTATTAGAATGGCTAGTAAAGGGACCTATGATGGATCCAAATGGGCACGGTTTTCCACAAACAGCTCTTATTCATGAAAATTTGAGATTGCCTATTATTTTAAAAGGTACAAGGTTACATTTGGGAATATTATTAGCAGTTATATTAATCATAGGAGGCTATTATTTCTGGAAAACCGTATTAGGTTTCAAAATAGAAGTAGTAGGACAAAGTCCCTATGTTGCAGAATATAGCGGAATAAAAGTAAATAAAACCATTGGAATCACAATGTGTATATCAGCAGGATTAGCAGGATTAGCAGGATGGACTGAGGTATTTGGATTACATTATAGACTTCTAGAAAATATTTCTGGAGGTTATGGAAACCTTGCTATTGTAGTAGCATTACTGGCAGGTTTAAATCCTTTTGGAATTATTATTTCTGCATTTTTCTTTGCAGCTCTTGTTGTAGGAGGAAATTCTATGCAGAGAATGGTGGGTGTTCCATTTTCACTAGTGGACGTTATTCAAGGTTTGGTTATTATATTTATTATTAGTCGTGTTATTTATACAAGATGGAGGGAGCAGAATCATGGAAAAAATACTGTCAACAGCATTTATTATAAGCTTATTAGAAAGTTCAGTAAGGATGAGTACGCCGATTCTACTTGCAGCACTAGGTGA